In Papilio machaon chromosome W, ilPapMach1.1, whole genome shotgun sequence, a single genomic region encodes these proteins:
- the LOC123723045 gene encoding uncharacterized protein LOC123723045 translates to MRHRGEEPLPEEIVRWRKEGRDDLFRRWEERLADTSVSRRLVEAVRPVLRQWVEAKHREPTYFLTQLLTGHGCFGRYLCEVVGIESDPGCRHCATGAVDTAEHTLAVCTAWDAQRATLTGAIGRDLSLPAVVRSMAGSEQSWAAIASFAREVMAAKREALRERERASETLPPRRAPARGRRRTRYAAALQPT, encoded by the coding sequence ATGCGGCATAGAGGGGAAGAACCCCTCCCGGAAGAGATCGTACGCTGGAGGAAGGAAGGACGTGATGATCTCTTCCGGCGATGGGAGGAGAGGTTGGCGGACACCTCGGTGAGCAGGCGACTCGTCGAGGCTGTCCGCCCCGTCCTGCGCCAGTGGGTGGAGGCGAAGCACCGGGAGCCGACTTACTTCCTGACGCAGCTTCTCACAGGGCACGGCTGTTTTGGCCGTTACCTGTGTGAAGTTGTGGGAATAGAGTCGGATCCCGGTTGCCGACATTGCGCGACCGGCGCCGTGGACACGGCCGAGCATACGCTCGCCGTGTGCACGGCCTGGGACGCTCAACGCGCCACACTCACTGGCGCAATAGGACGCGATCTGTCGCTGCCGGCCGTTGTTAGATCGATGGCCGGCAGCGAGCAGAGCTGGGCCGCCATCGCCTCGTTTGCACGCGAGGTGATGGCGGCCAAGAGAGAAGCCCTGCGGGAACGGGAACGCGCCAGCGAAACGCTGCCGCCCCGCAGGGCCCCAGCGAGGGGCCGCCGGCGTACGAGGTACGCCGCGGCCCTTCAACCAACTTGA